A genomic stretch from Raphanus sativus cultivar WK10039 unplaced genomic scaffold, ASM80110v3 Scaffold1774, whole genome shotgun sequence includes:
- the LOC108843988 gene encoding tubby-like F-box protein 7: MGRVRVSVDRGDVDVVHVAGGDKAEEDGDKSLHQPGPQGVFKSVPDKEEQEDINLLLVSRPHSITPSFTDKGKFLLAARRFRTGAYTEYIISLDFSLWMDCEPSPHVVKGCD; this comes from the exons ATGGGGAGGGTACGTGTATCCGTGGATAGAGGCGATGTCGACGTCGTACACGTGGCTGGAGGAGATAAGGCTGAAGAGGATGGTGACAAGTCTCTTCACCAG CCAGGGCCACAGGGAGTTTTCAAATCAGTGCCTGATAAAGAGGAACAAGAGGACATCAACCTTCTACTTGTATCTCGCCCTCACTCCATCACTCCAT CATTCACTGATAAGGGGAAGTTTCTTCTGGCGGCAAGAAGGTTCAGGACCGGAGCTTACACTGAGTACATTATATCACTTGACTTTTCACTATGGATGG ATTGTGAACCTTCACCACATGTTGTCAAAGGCTGTGATTAA
- the LOC130504740 gene encoding uncharacterized protein LOC130504740, with amino-acid sequence MSVAVPILLPMDDFLVERQDMWKRVLRFILRMTSGVVYSIVMHILLITAYTLLTFRIFYTRGGFDIVLFFDVIGLSVLYLVFGLLEIAVRASFKDQMCVTFFGHISHMVGSMLLLSYKVPSNHIEAFAFCFLGIPFFIWTYFVMFSTFIPEFMGDESLTQPLV; translated from the exons ATGTCTGTTGCTGTCCCTATCCTCTTGCCG atgGATGACTTTCTCGTAGAGAGACAAGACATGTGGAAGCGTGTACTAAGATTTATCCTCAG GATGACTTCGGGAGTAGTCTACTCAATAGTGATGCATATTTTGCTCATCACCGCATACACTTTGCTAACTTTTCGGATTTTCTATACAAGGGGAGGCTTTGATATCGTCCTGTTTTTCGATGTCATAGGCCTCTCTGTCTTATACCTTGTGTTTGGTTTATTGGAAATCGCCGTGAGAGCGTCTTTTAAAGACCAGATGTGTGTCACATTCTTTGGGCATATCAGCCATATGGTGGGATCTATGCTTCTCCTCTCGTACAAGGTTCCATCAAATCATATTGAGGCTTTTGCCTTTTGTTTCCTTGGAATACCATTCTTTATTTGGActtattttgttatgttttctACTTTTATTCCAGAATTTATGGGAGATGAGTCTTTAACCCAACCATTGGTTTAG
- the LOC108846402 gene encoding SUMO-conjugating enzyme UBC9: MGIFRTLSFRRNTSRAAASNKPKSKESSVSWCGEKRLLKESQMQDEILKTYVISRLASPANVFRWEANLIGPEDCPFENGVFAVSVHIPTKYPFKPPKIVFNTKIFHPNINENGVISIDILGSQWSPTLRIDLVLLSICSVLSNPVEPFVPSNPAVKVYLQDRNAYEKIARMWTLEYANA, from the exons ATGGGAATATTTCGAACTTTAAGTTTCCGGCGAAATACATCTCGGGCCGCCGCATCTAACAAACCTAAGTCTAAAGAATCATCGGTTTCTTGGTGTGGGGAGAAGAGGCTCTTGAAAGAATCACAAATGCAAGATGAAATACTCAAGACATACGTCATCTCACGGTTGGCTTCGCCGGCAAATGTTTTCCGGTGGGAAGCAAACCTCATCGGACCGGAGGACTGCCCGTTCGAAAACGGTGTCTTCGCCGTCTCTGTTCACATCCCAACCAAATATCCATTCAAACCACCCAAGATCGTATTCAACACCAAG atatttcatCCTAACATCAACGAAAATGGAGTAATTAGTATCGATATATTGGGGTCGCAATGGTCACCAACTTTGAGGATCGATTTGGTACTCTTATCCATATGTTCGGTCCTCTCGAACCCGGTCGAGCCATTTGTTCCTAGCAATCCTGCCGTGAAGGTGTACCTGCAAGACCGGAACGCTTACGAGAAGATTGCGAGAATGTGGACTCTGGAATATGCAAATGCTTGA